The proteins below come from a single Necator americanus strain Aroian chromosome V, whole genome shotgun sequence genomic window:
- a CDS encoding hypothetical protein (NECATOR_CHRV.G21106.T1) — protein sequence MRPGSWDFINNSLVFVEDENVADIIDYTTSFPPAKSNQSIFDVFGEESRLKPIDIIILILIGIVLMLIKRLICRGAIQRCRSACSTNSGEGNNKNKSRNLLVFFTKESKEPLVSV from the exons ATGCGTCCAGGTTCTTGGGACTTCATTAACAACAGCCTTGTGTTCGTGGAAGACGAGAACGTGGCGGACATCATCGACTACACCACCTCATTTCCGCCTGCAAAATCAAACCAATCCATATTCGATGTTTTTGGAGAAGAAAGTCGACTAAAACCAATCGATATCatcattcttattcttatagGAATAGTTTTGATGTTAATT AAAAGATTGATTTGCCGGGGAGCGATTCAGCGCTGCCGCTCAGCCTGTTCAACAAATTCTGGTGAAGGGAACAACAAGAACAAATCACGAAACCTTCTGGTATTTTTCACCAAGGAGTCGAAGGAGCCACTTGTTTCGGTTTAA